From the genome of Corallococcus macrosporus DSM 14697:
CGGCCTTGGCCTTCGACGAGGCCCGGGTCGTCTTGCCCTTGGTGGCCTTCGTCTTCGCGGCCTTGGAGGAGGACTTCACCGCCCGGGTCTTCTTCGCGGACTCAGTCTGGCTCCGCTGGGCCCAGGCAGTGTGTGGTGCGGCAATCAACGACAGGACGACGAAGAGCGCTGCAAAGCGGGTCATCAGGCTTTTCCGTGTAGACGCAAGACAAACTGCCGCCGGGTCGGGGCCGGTCATCCGAGCTCGTGTCCTCCGCCACACCATTGCCAACCCACCTTCCCCGAGGACGTCGAGGACGCTATCGCGTCCCGGCTTTCCGGGAAACGCAGCGCGTCGAACGGTACCGCCTGAATCACGGCGGGCCCGGCATAATTTTCCGCGAACCCATGCCTGGAGAGCGCTCGCTCACCGGGGACGCGGCGGCTGACGGTAGCGTCCGGGACGTGGAAGTGGGAGGTGCCTGAAGGTCACGACTCTCTGTCGGGCAACGGCCAGGGGTGGAGCGCGCGTCCGGGCGGCGTGGCCCGGCGGCTCAATCCACGAGGTGGAGTACGGCGCCCCGAGGCGGGGCGGCCTCACGCCTCACGCGGGGGTGGTGGCGGGGACTTCGGTGCGCGGCGCGTTGCCCTGGGTCAGTTCCAGGCCGAGCGCGTGCGGATCAAAGTACGCGTAGAACCGGCGGATGCGGTCGCCGTCCCACTCGATGATGGACACGCCCTCGTAGGCCACCGCCGCGCCGTTGTGGGCGGTGCCCTGCGTCTCCCATTCGAGCGCGACGCGGGAGCCGGCCTCAATCATGTTGCGGAAGGTGGACTCCACGCGCTGGAGGGTGCCCTTGTACTCACGCCAGAACCGCCGGGCGCCCTCCTGGCCGGAGAAGACCTGCGGCGAGGCCACGTTGCTCACCTGGGCGTCGTCGCTGAAGAGGGAGACGATGGCCTCCAGGTCCCCTTCCTTCTCCAGCTTCGTCAGTGCCTCCACGAACCGCTGCGCTCGCTCCATCGCCATGCGCTGCCTCGCTCCTCGGGAAAGAGTCACACAGGGAAAGGGTGCGCACGCCTCGGGGGCATGGCCCCCTGGGAGGCCCGGCCCCTCGCCCTCCGGACGGCCCGGCGGGGGACTCGCCACAGGGCCCGGTGGTAGCGTCACGGCTTTGCGGCCATGACCTCCACGCATACCCGCCCCACCCCGTCCATGAGTGATTCCCCGGTGGAATCCCTGGCGCCCCTGCCAGCTGCCGCGTCGCTGACGGCGCTGCGGGAGGCGCTGGGCTCGCCCGGCGTCATCCCCGCGGAGGTGGACGCGCTCCTCGCGGCGATGGCCCAGGCCCCCGAGGGCGACGAGGCCCGGCGGGCGCGGACGGACTTCCTGCTGTCCCTGATGACGCTGCCGGGAGACGCCAGCGTCCAGACGGGGAGCGCCGGCATCACGGTGCGCACCGCGGCGGTGGAGGCCCTGCTGGAGCTGGGCTACCCGTACGCGCTGGAGGTCCCCCCGGACGCGCTGGCGTGGGCCCGGCGGGAGCGGGGGACCTCGCGCCGGGGCGCCCCCGCGTCGCGCCTCAGCCCGCCCAAGCTGGCGGTTGCCGTCACGGCCCTCTGCGCGGTGCTGCAGCTCTTCTTCGTGTTCTCCACCTATCGCAGCGCCTTGGGGAACGGGATGCTCTGGGAGGAGTTGTTGCTCGTGCTCGCCGCCGTCACCCCAGCGCTGCTGGCGACCCTCGGCGTGTGGCTGAGGGCGCGCCCGCTTCAATCCCTGGGCAGCGTGGGGCTGGGACTCCAGGGGCTGTTCTGGCTTGGGGCGCTCCTGCTGTTCGCCTGGCTGACGGAGCACAGTGACTGGCTGTGGCTGGCCCTGCCCTGGTATCTCCCCCTGATTTCCGCCTACCTCATGTGGCCTCGGAGGGAGCCGGATGAACCCGGCGCCGTCCTGCCGGAGCCCGCCCCCCCCTGAAGCGGCTTCCCGAGGGTGAGGCCGGGGCGCTCAGCGTGGCAGGGCGCGGGTCCACGCCTCCCGGTTCCACCCCTCCTTCGCGTAGGTGGCTCGCGTGGCCTCGGGCAGTGCGTCCCATGCGGTGCGGGATGCCAGTTCGGCCGGCGGCTGGAAGACACCCCGGTGCTCCCGGTCCACGGCCTGCCCTGCCCGCTCCGCCGTCAGGCCCTTCATGGAAAAGCCCGCCTCGACGCTGGCCTGGCTCCCGTCGTCCGCCTTGAACTTCGCGGACACGCCGCCCCCGAGCTCGGCCTTCTTCGGGTTGAGCGCCGCGTGCACCTGGAACAGCGTGCCGACGCCCACCGCGACGCGCTGCTCGCCGTCCGAGTCCAGGCTGAGCTCCGCGAGGCCCAGCTTCAGCTTGAGCTTCACGTCCGTGTCGCCCGCGCTGTCGTGTGACACCTCGATGCCCACGGGGCCGTTGCGCGCGGCGACGCCCACCTCCCCCTTGAGGTCCCCATGTCCCCGGGTGTCGAGCGCCGCCTTCGCGCCCCATTGGACGTGCTCGTTGCTGACGCCCACCTTGCCGTGGAGCCGCACCGTGCCCCCGGCGCGCTCTCCAGAGAGTTCCCGCTGCCGCGCGCTGACGTGCTGCAGCGTCAGGTTGAGTGACTTCGGCTGGCCGATGCCCACCTTCCAGGCCGTCTCGTAGTCCCGCCGGGCCGGGTCCTTCCACTCGAGGCCCAGGATGGACTCGGGCAGGTGCGCGGCGCGCGGCGGTCCGAGCGCCCCGAGCTCCTGGAGGCTCTGGGCCCCATCCACCGCGCGGGCATAACGGCCAAGGTACTCGGTGTGGGCCCGGTAGAAGCCCGCCCCCACGTCGGTGGCGTGCGCGTTCACCGCGTCTCGCATCGCCTCCGGCAGCCGCCGGTCATTGACGAAGACGTCCGGGACCGCGGGGTAGCCCAGCGCGCCCACCGGGCCCGCCTCACCGTTGCGCCGTTGGAGGACGCCCTTGGACTCCGCCTGCTCCAGGAACGCGAGCCGGGCGCCCGCGTCCTGGGCCTTCACGTAGGCGCTCAGCAGGCCGTCGTGCTGCATGCGCTCCAACGTGGCCCGGTAGGTGCCCGACGGCAGGCCGCCCAGCGCGGTGTGCACCGCGCGCACGTCATCCGCGCCGACCGTCCAGTTCTCCAGGCTCCGCGTCAGCCGCGCGCGGAGGTCCTCGAGGACGTCCGTGGGCGGCTCCTTCGTGGCGCCCGGGCGCGACCAGCCTCCCAGCACGGCCAGCTCTCCCGCCGACCGCGCGGGGCCCGCGCTGGCGGGCGTGGAGCCACCACGAGGCGTGGGCTCCGGCGTCTTCGCGGCGGATCCGTCGAAGGCGCGCAGCTCATTGCGGTGGGGGGACACCTGCGCGCGGGGCTCCGCGGCTCGCGACGGGGAGGGAGGTCCCCCCGTCTCTGGCGTGGTGTCGATGGTGGGAAGCGAGGAACTGCCGGGTGGATCAATTCGAGACATGGGACGCGCTCCGGAAGGGAACGGCCTGCCCGATGCAGCCGGCACACCATGGCGTCTCCCCAGGGCCACGTGCGTCCGGTGGTCGCCCCGGGTGGACGCGGCGTCTCCCCGGTGGGATGGGCGCCCTCCGAGGCACAGCGGAGACGGGCGCCTCGCCAGCGCAGGCGCGAGTCACCTCGCCGCGTATTGGGAGACCGTCCGACACGCCCTGCCCAAGGGGACCTCGCTGGCCCAGGGGCCCCTCGCCGCGCCCGGGGTTGGACGCCCACGCCCCGCAACGCGACGGGGACCGGAGCCTTGCTGGCCCACGGTCCCCGCTTCACAGCACCGCGCGTTGGCGGCGCGGGCTCAGAA
Proteins encoded in this window:
- a CDS encoding nuclear transport factor 2 family protein: MAMERAQRFVEALTKLEKEGDLEAIVSLFSDDAQVSNVASPQVFSGQEGARRFWREYKGTLQRVESTFRNMIEAGSRVALEWETQGTAHNGAAVAYEGVSIIEWDGDRIRRFYAYFDPHALGLELTQGNAPRTEVPATTPA